TTTGCAAAAGTTCTGGCGTTAATGTTTCACGAATTAATTTTTGTGCTTCTGCTTCCCCTTTCGCTAAATTAACCTTTGCTTCTGCTTCTTTGATTGCTTTGAGAGCTACAAACTCAGTCATTTTTGCTTCCTGTTCAGCAATCTGTTTTGCTTCTACCGCATCGCTAAACCGTCGTGAAAAGTGAATGTGAACTAGGGAAATATCATCGACAGCAACATGATAGTTAGCCAATCTGGAAGTTAATAAACCATCTACCCCTGTTTTCACTTCTGGACGTTTGATAATAATTTCTTCCGCCGTATATTTGGACATAACAGCTTTTAATACTTCTTCAACTGCTGGGTTGATAATCTTATTTATTACCTCTTGTTCATCTCCAATTTGTTGAAAAATTAAATTTACTTGTTCTGGTATGATATGCCAATTGAGGGCTACATCCGTAAAAACATCTTGTAAATCTTTAGAGGATGCTTCAGCAGAAATTTCCTGCTTTTGCACTCGAATACTCAAATTTTTTACCGCATTAACTAGGGGTATAATTAGGTGAATTCCTTCTTCTAGTATTGTAGATTGGACTTGACCAAACTTCATTAATACACCCCGCTCTCCAGCGTTGACAATTACAAAAGGCCAAAAAATTATCGTTATCAGTGCAAAAATCAAAGTAATTTTAATCACAAAGTTACGAGTTTTATTGGTCTTCATAATTAATCATAAAATGGCAATTTTATTTAATTATTTCATATTCTGGTCATCATGTAGCAGCATAGCGACACCCTGATACACCTGCTGATGGGGGTTTGAACTGCCAACATTGCTTACAATCAATAATCTGTATCCACCTAATTATGCCCAAAAAGTTTCGCATCAACTTTAATTCTCTGCTAGGCTTGCTACTGCTGCTGCTGTCTTTGTGGGCGATCGCGCAGGAATTGCGCGGGTATAATTACCATGATGTCCTCAACGCTTTGACGGCTATTCCTAAACGACACTTAAGTTGGGCAATTTGCTTAACAGCTTTTGGCTATCTGGTCATGGCTAGTTATGATATCCTGGCATTTAGCTACCTGTTTCAAGTGAGAATGTTCCTGTTTCAAGTGAGAACATTGTTGAGATCAATATTATCCATTACTGGTAGAGAATGTCCCAGCTTTAACCCAAGCAAAATCCAGTCTTCTAGTGTCGAGCGTAATTCATCCTCACAGTCGCGCAAAGTCGATGCAAAGGCGATCACTCCTTTGCAAACAGGAATTCTACCTGTAAATGTACCATCTTCTAACTTGTCATAAATTGCCTGGGCGATCGCTCGGTCAACATAGTCGCTGAGAATAAACTTTATCGCCATGAAATCTCGCATTGTGCTACCAGTTTCATCTTACGTTAAAAATAAATCGAGCAATGATTCGGGGGTAATCGTTATTCTATAATTTATCAGGACGCCTTTACACCAAAAATATTGCATGTCTCGTTGGTTCAACATCGCAGGTCCATGTAAAGCTGACAAACACTACATGCTGTCGCCCACCAGTCGGCTACCCAACTTAGAGCAGCTAATTGAACAAGAAAGTTATTTTGTCATTCATGCACCTCGCCAAACAGGTAA
The Gloeotrichia echinulata CP02 DNA segment above includes these coding regions:
- a CDS encoding prohibitin family protein; amino-acid sequence: MKTNKTRNFVIKITLIFALITIIFWPFVIVNAGERGVLMKFGQVQSTILEEGIHLIIPLVNAVKNLSIRVQKQEISAEASSKDLQDVFTDVALNWHIIPEQVNLIFQQIGDEQEVINKIINPAVEEVLKAVMSKYTAEEIIIKRPEVKTGVDGLLTSRLANYHVAVDDISLVHIHFSRRFSDAVEAKQIAEQEAKMTEFVALKAIKEAEAKVNLAKGEAEAQKLIRETLTPELLQKQAIEKWNGNLPKIVTEGGLKFDVDNLFK
- a CDS encoding type II toxin-antitoxin system HicB family antitoxin; the encoded protein is MAIKFILSDYVDRAIAQAIYDKLEDGTFTGRIPVCKGVIAFASTLRDCEDELRSTLEDWILLGLKLGHSLPVMDNIDLNNVLT